One part of the Candida albicans SC5314 chromosome R, complete sequence genome encodes these proteins:
- the VTC3 gene encoding vacuolar transporter chaperone (Putative polyphosphate synthetase; downregulated in core caspofungin response; Hog1p-induced; transcription is opaque-specific; fungal-specific (no human or murine homolog)) → MLFGTKLDHEIYPPWKDFYISYNHLKKLLKEGVILKNNWTDKDEQNFVSALDENLEKVFGFQHKKFDELNDELNDLQQQTERTDTFNLESFSKKLDKILDEAQNLEHFQRLNYTGFIKIVKKHDRIHPEYSVKPLLNVRLKKLPFHSEDYSPLLYKVGTLYQFLRDNYEVDQSLSKLSSFNEGATNGEFQSFKFWIHPDNLMEVKTTILRHLPVLIYNSTNNGDDDDDDDDDDDEDDNNKHITGGQTINCLYLDNDHFDLYNHKLTKLNNSSTVRIRWVGKLADKPKISMERKSFDVNSNFFVDDKIELRQKYINQYVIQKEIPKKLVKLNDANSVKKLLDFIKEYNLQPILRTTYNRTAFQIPGDDRIRIIIDSNLTFIREDSFDSQLPIRDPQQWHRLDLDNSKSPQQFLRKGEFVKFPFSTMEIKIKKSSAKNFKKLQWVNELINSSYLVKEIPNFSKFIHGVASLFLEDDKLDNIPMWFNELEGDINDDLPKLPSKINNNGITELSNDENLSKFKSMILNNKTSNFQPRSASFSGSLLYTKDNENESGTQRIETIEEDVGPSDNNGAKPLSSARVTTDDQSSDFDEDEDEDEDDAGRRSNPLVRIMNLPNQFSKLVDVDSEDEEIDLPAGVTKPDQWIKNMGPIKIEPKVWLANERTFNRWLHVTTLLSSLTFIIYSSTSGSNFEGLSTYLAYFYFALTLFSGLWAYYIFMERRKIILERSDKHLDNSFGPLIIALGLTIALIFNFIFGWKNLNLDPNDEFYNNNPTQKKVHEFMVNMVN, encoded by the coding sequence AATAATTGGACCGATAAAGATGAACAGAATTTTGTTAGTGCTTTAGATGAAAACTTGGAAAAAGTCTTTGGTTTCCAACACAAGAagtttgatgaattaaatgatgaattgaacGATTTACAGCAACAAACTGAAAGAACTGATACATTTAATCTTGAGTCATTCCTGAAAAAATTGGACAAAATTTTGGACGAAGCACAGAATTTGGAACATTTCCAAAGATTGAACTATACTggttttattaaaattgtCAAGAAACACGACAGAATACACCCAGAATATTCAGTTAAACCATTGTTAAATGTtagattgaaaaagttgcCATTCCACTCTGAAGATTACTCTCCGTTGTTGTACAAAGTCGGGACtttatatcaatttttaagAGATAATTATGAAGTAGACCAATCTTTATCAAAGTTGTCTTCTTTCAACGAAGGTGCCACCAATGGTGAGTTTCaatcattcaaattttgGATCCATCCAGACAATTTGATGGAAGTCAAGACTACAATCTTGAGACACTTGCCAGTTTTAATCTATAACTCCACCAACAATGgtgatgacgatgacgatgacgacgatgatgatgatgaagatgacaataataaacacATCACTGGTGGCCAAActatcaattgtttatacTTGGATAATGATCATTTTGATCTTTATAACCATAAATTGACCAAATTAAACAACTCATCTACTGTCAGAATTAGATGGGTAGGAAAGTTGGCTGATAAGCCAAAGATTTCGATGGAAAGAAAACTGTTTGATGTAAATTCTAACTTTTTCGTTGACgacaaaattgaattaagaCAAAAGtatattaatcaatatGTCATTCAGAAagaaattccaaaaaagttagtcaaattgaatgatgCTAATTCTgttaaaaaattgttagATTTTATTAAAGAATATAATTTGCAGCCCATTTTAAGGACAACATACAATCGTACTGCATTCCAAATTCCTGGGGACGATAGAATTAGAATCATTATAGACTCGAACTTAACTTTCATAAGAGAAGATTCATTTGATTCACAATTGCCAATCAGAGACCCTCAACAATGGCATCGTTTGGATTTGGATAATTCCAAATCCCCGCAACAATTCTTGAGAAAAGGTGAGTTTGTTAAATTCCCATTTTCAACTAtggaaatcaaaattaaaaaatcatCGGCCAAGAATTTTAAGAAATTACAATGGGTAAATGAGTTAATTAACTCATCTTATTTGGTTAAAGAGATTCCAAACTTTTCCAAGTTTATTCACGGGGTTGcttcattatttttggaAGACGACAAATTGGACAATATTCCGATGTGGTTCAATGAATTGGAAGGTGATATTAATGACGATTTACCTAAATTACCTTCAAAGATTAATAATAACGGTATCACTGAATTAAgtaatgatgaaaatttgTCCAAGttcaaatcaatgataCTCAATAACAAGACATCTAATTTCCAACCAAGATCGGCTTCCTTTTCTGGCTCTTTATTATACACAAAAGACAATGAAAACGAGTCTGGTACtcaaagaattgaaacaattgagGAAGACGTTGGCCCGAGCGATAATAATGGTGCTAAGCCATTATCTTCAGCTAGAGTAACCACCGATGATCAATCATCAGACTTTGACGAGGATGAGGATGAAGATGAGGACGACGCTGGCAGAAGATCCAACCCATTAGTTAGAATAATGAACTTGCCAAACcaattttctaaattagTCGACGTTGATTCCGAGGATGAGGAAATTGATTTGCCTGCAGGGGTAACCAAACCAGACCAATGGATCAAGAACATGGGtccaattaaaattgaaccaAAAGTTTGGTTAGCCAATGAACGTACTTTCAACAGATGGTTGCACGTGACAACATTGTTATCGTCATTgacatttattatttactCGTCGACTAGTGGCTCCAATTTTGAAGGATTGAGCACATATCTTGCCTACTTTTATTTTGCATTAACTCTTTTCAGTGGTCTTTGGGcatattatatatttatggaaagaagaaagattATTTTGGAGAGATCTGATAAGCATTTGGATAACTCATTTGGGCCTTTGATTATAGCTCTTGGCTTGACCATTGctttgattttcaattttatttttggttggaaaaatttaaatttggaCCCAAATGATGAGTTTTATAATAACAACCCAACCCAAAAGAAAGTCCATGAATTTATGGTTAATATGGTTAATTAA